The sequence CGGAGGTCATGTTTATGAAAACCCTTACAGAAATCTACATTCCCTTCTTCAGCGAAACAAAAAGTGAATCGATTTATGAGGTTATCGAAAATGAAACAGTAACTGATCAAAATCTCAAGGGAATGACGTTATCTGGCTCCCTCTTCTCCCAAACAACTTTCAAAAACGTGACCTTCGATTCCTGTGTGTTTTTCTCGTCTAAATTCGAAAATTGCTCTTTCATTGGTTGTACGTTCCTTAATTGCACATTCAAATTTTCAAGTATTTCGAGCTGCAACTTGAAGGCCAGTGAATTTGTAAGCTGCAACTGGAGTACATCAGTCATTCAAAAGTCTGAACTAACTTATTGTTTTTTGGATAGATCGACTATGAAATCGATTAATAGAAGCAAAAACATTGTTGAGAGCTGCAACACATCTGCAAATCTTAAATTGCAGCAGGTACTTGAGCATAAAAAAGCAGCATAATTTTTTAACTAAGCAACCGCCTGTCGTTTCATGGAGTTGCAAGAAGTTTGGTCCTTCCTTAACCAATACGAGAAACGGCCTAGACATAAATTCGAATAATAGGAAAGGGAACTCCTACGAATCACATCATCTCCCCACCTTGAGGGCCTTTAGTTTACTCTAACGGCCCTCTCTTTTTATTAGGAAGAAAGTATTTAAAACATTTTGATAAAAATCCCTTCGGAGGAGTAGTTTCATCTAAAAATTTACGACTCAAAGGTAAGGTAAATCCAGGAAGCTCATCTTCAGAAAATTCAAACTCAAGACCAAAATTCAAATGATTAATTCTATAATTATCTCTCAATTTTTGATCTGGATTGTAATGGTATTTGTATTTAAGCAAGTACTCTTTAAAAATCTCATTCATCATAATTTGATAGGGAGGTTTGAATCTGAAATCTAATTTCCATCCTACGTCTATA is a genomic window of Halobacteriovoraceae bacterium containing:
- a CDS encoding pentapeptide repeat-containing protein yields the protein MKTLTEIYIPFFSETKSESIYEVIENETVTDQNLKGMTLSGSLFSQTTFKNVTFDSCVFFSSKFENCSFIGCTFLNCTFKFSSISSCNLKASEFVSCNWSTSVIQKSELTYCFLDRSTMKSINRSKNIVESCNTSANLKLQQVLEHKKAA